Sequence from the Megalops cyprinoides isolate fMegCyp1 chromosome 4, fMegCyp1.pri, whole genome shotgun sequence genome:
CGGTATGTATGTGCCTTAATTCTTACGTCCAATTCACTCCATagtgttctgtttttatatatgaaaattacaTGCATCAGAGTCGTGTTTTAACAAGATGGCGCGCGGGCAGCCATGTCGGGACTTAGAGTCTTGAATGCAGCTAACAGGCGAGCCGGTCATTCTTCGACTGTTACCTAATCGATTGTTTGCGTTGGTGTAATACGATGGATTAAGTGCGGTATTTATCATTGCCTTATGAGTTATGAAATTTGGTTTTTCACTGTGAGGGTTACTGCCGCCGCTAAAACTATATTTTGGTAGCTAGCGTATCCAGCTTTTGCGTCCAGCTAGTCTAGCAAGGTGGTCTAATTAATGTTGCTAGTCTAATTCGATGTATTGGTAATCGATAGTGGCGTGAGAAGGGGCTTCGCAGTAGTATAGTAAGATAATTTAGTTCCAGGGTATGTCTGACGTTAACAAGTAGCCCTCTGCGTGCCAGTTTGCTAACGTAATTCTTTAGGCTAATATTAGCTACTTCATATCTAACAGTAGCCGGATAAGATGGCTTTGTTGTCTTATTTTACAACTAGAGAACAAATTGACAGGACTGGTTTGTTGCTAGTTGATCAGTAAATTTGGctttactttgtttattttcataggCTAGTGAAACCGTCGTAGACGAGCTGGGACCCAAACGATCGCCCTCTGAGACGGACAGAAGAAAGCAGGGCATGGAATCGTCAAAATCACCCAGAAGTTCTAAACACCATCACTCAAGATCAAGGTCGCGTTCTAGAGATCGAAAACGCAAATCAAGTAAGTTCAAATGTATCGTTATTACACAAAACGGCATTTACATGGCCGCTGTGTACACTATATTCATGTAAGATTGTagttatttaaaagaaattacTTTGTGTAGCCAGGCATATTAGAAAGTAGAACCTTAAGTTCACCACGGCAATCGATGGGAAATTTCCCAGAAATTTTCTCCTACATACAGTATGCTGCTCTCCTGCTACCAGTTACCGATTTCATGGGTCAAATGATGTCTAGGTTGAGAGCAAAGGTTGCTTTGTGGATACTTGATAGGAAGTGCAGTTATatgtaatgcatattttttgaaataattatctTTGGGGTAAGGTCAGAGTGCAGCCATGCTTCCTCACATAGCTGAAAAAGTAAATCTGATTAAAAAGGTTGGAAAGCCCCATAGATACAGAAGATTGTGTTGCCCTAGGTTAAACTCGTAAAATattctttgccttttttctgtgtgactgtgtagaATGATGCATGTCCCAAGTTGATCTTTCTATTTTGTCATCGTAGCTGACAAGAAGCACAGACGAAGTCGGAGCAGGAGCAAAGAGGTAACTAGTCTTAGTTCGCCGCAGTCACTTAGGGCTAAAATCAGCTTGTTTCAACTAAATTGTAgttgtcattttaattgtagTACATGGTAAGTACAGAGCCGTATTTAAGTTGGATGTCAGACTTAATGGGTAAGACAAGCATGACTGagtgacatgaaaaaaatgtaaatgtttttcttttcatgttttccatttaagaCATGTCACCTTTAAATTGAGTACCATAGGGCAGCCATAGCTAAGTAGTCATTTTAGATGAAATATGCTTGTGTAGgagcttttttccttttttgttaacTTCTGTGTGTAGATCACATGATAACATTTCTATAATAAATCATACTCAGCGTGCTAATGCACGAAGAGACTCTCTGAACTGAAGACGCTGCTGACAAAGATAGCAAAATTATATGCCTACTTCCTGGAAAGGTAACTACCACCATTCAAACTCATATTTGCCTTCTTAGAAAAGAAGtaactttttgttttgcataaagACAAGTCAACACCTTTGTAGTAATTTCTAGCCGTTTTCAGATGTATCCAACCCAGACAGCTGCTGTCAGTAATGACCCGATTATTCATGATTAGTATATAGCATTTAACTGGATGCATGCCCTGCAACACAATGCATAATAAAATTTGACTAAAATAGAGTGTAGGCAATGGAGCCTTATACAGCTATAGtaggaaagaaaaaactgcatcTCGGATTACGTGAGATGTGTGAAAAAAAAGCAGGTTAGCTTACCTTTTCCctgaactgaaataaactgCCCATGTACAGTATCGTTTACATTGCCCATAAAGAATAGGACAAGCAGGAAACTGGAGGATTGGTGGTGATTTACAGACCACTCATAAACAGCTGATGGATACCAGCATTGTATTTGAAGCAGCGTAGGAGTGTCTGTAAGATGACAAAGGTTCCTTGTTTCAAGTCAAGGATTTTGTGTTGAAATTATGTAGTTGTTGGTAACACTCAGGGGTAGCCATGCTGTGAAATACATTTAGTGCTTCACTGCaacctgtttttattgttaaagTGTAAGTGATGTCATAAGGATAAAGCCATGGTCAAGGTTTCACACGTGGAACAGAATGGGCAACGTTGGTGTTGAAGCCCATGGGTCCCTAccaacaaaaatggaaaattttgtctgatttatttctgtttgtgtcaaATGCCTGAAGTGCATAAGttgtttggggtgggggattTTAAGAGGTGACCAGGAGTTGCTTCTTTACATGACTTGGCACACTTTTTAAAACTCTTACTAACTCTCTTTGTTGCACTATTTTCCTGAAAGAGCCACCTTCTTCTTAAAACAGGCACGGAGGAGGGACTCCGACAAGCCCTCTAAATCGCACAAGCCCGAGGAGTCGCACGAGCGGGATCAGGTGGAGAAAGGGCGGGAGAGGCTGTCGGCTGAGAacggagaggagaggcacagacgCAGAGACGGCAAGCCCTGCCGCGGCAGGAGCCACTCCAGATCGCGGTCACGAGAGAGGTGAGCACCGCCCCACACGGGGTGTGACAGCTTTGCTAAATTAAGGATACGTGGAAGTGTCCCTGTGTATTTTAGGCAGAGGTACAAGTATGGAAATGTTCAGTTTTCTACAGCACAGCAGCATTACTGTGTAGAAAGCAGTCAAATAATGTGTGAACATTCAGAATGAGCGAGAGTCAAAGGCCGTAACCTGTCCCAAAACAATCTTACTGAAAAGTTGACTGTTTAGACATTTTGCAAGCAACTTCCAATTTATGTGGTATAGCCACTTAGCATAGCCACTTTTGTTGGATGTGGACACATTTGTTGGATTTTGTGTTTGGCCGGATACTTTTGTGGCAATATTAATGTCCAGTATAGCTACATGCTTACTTAAAACTGGTTGtcattgtttgtattttcatgtgacatttaaaacatatgtaaCCATGACGTACAAATTTAACCTAATCACTTCTGCAAAGGAATATGGGTTGCATAAAGGCAAACGAGCGTTTTTATAATCTTTCATCTTTCGCACCTCAGGCGTCATCGCAGCAGAAGCAGAGATAAAAGACGGTCCCGTTCCCGAAGCCGGGATAGGCGGTCGAGGAGCCGGGACAGGAAGCGACGGGCTCGGAGTCGCTCAGGATCACGGAGCAAGCACAGGCACCGGAGCAAGAGCCGCAGCAAGAGCAAGTGAGTCCCCACCTGCCTATCGCTCTCTGTGAGCGtgcgcgtacgtgtgtgtgtgtgcgcgacgCCAGGCATGCTCGCCAGTGGCTGaatgctgttctctctctctctctcagggaaaggaaaaagagaagcGAGAAAGTGCGCAGAAAGAGTCGCAGTCGATCCGTGAGTCCCCCAGCCTTCCGGGGCAGAAACACTGCCATGGACGCACAGGAAGCCCTGGCCAGAAGGTACTGCAGCTGCTTTAACTGAACCAAATTTCTGTTGAGCTAATATTTATCCTATTTGGCTGTGTGAGTCCAGTTTTGGACTTTAGCTGGGCTTAACTTGACTAGGCTTTAATTACTCTATATTTTACCAGATTGGAGAGGGCAAAGAAGCTACAGgagcagaaggagaaggagatgctggagaaacaacagcagcagcaggaaataGTCGCAGGTAAGAGATGCCTGAGGGTTATGCataaacattattacatttttttatgtgtagGTCTGTCCAGTATCAAAGGGCAGTGTATACATAATTTTCATCTACGGAAGGAGAATCAGAAAAAGCATGTACAGAATTGTTTTGAACAGGCAAGTTTATTTATATCAGACCAATTTGGTTCACAGTGGCCGGTCCTCTCCTGTGTGACCCTGTGGTGGCAGCCAGCAGCAGTTCGGTATTAAACGTGGCGGCACTCCTGGCCTCGGGGACACAGGTCACACCTCAGATTGCCATGGCAGCTCAGATGGCAGCCCTGCAGGCCAAAACCCTAGCAGAGACCGGCATTGCTGTACCCAGCTACTACAACCCATCTGCAGTCAACCCCATGAAGTTTGCAGAGCAGGAGAAGAAGCGGAAGATGCTctggcaggggaaaaaagaaggggTAAGGAGGGCACTTAATGTAGTTTACCTTTTTAACCTTGTTaggcacagcacagaaaataGTCTTGGGGAAAAGTGTCCAAGCAAGTGATGATTGTGAGCCTGAATTGTCAAacctttgttttatattttttgttttttagagcATGTGGAGTGCAGATGTGTTGAAATGTATTGCTTTGAAGTATTATTTTGAATtgttaaatgtctgttttcctTAAAGTTCATGCTGAAGTTTAGTGTTGCAGTATTTTTAGCTTCACAGTACATAGGTTTTCTTAAGTGTAGTGTGTGCAGTATGAGTGTTTGATTATATGTGATGCATAAAAATGAGAGTGGTggacacatttttgtttaaggACAAGTCACAGACAGCTGAGCTATGGGAAAAGCTGAACTTCGGAAATAAGGACCAAAATGTCAAATTCCGCAAGCTGATGGGCATTAAAGTAAGTTGTCATCTTACAGCGAGGAGCTACTTTTTACAGTCTGTGCTCTCCTTTCTAAGTAATGCCTCAATTTTGCACGGTATGCACGTATAGTTCTTATATAGCCGAGAGAACACATTTGTTGTGGCAGAGTCAAAACTCTTCAAATACTCAAAATGTAGCATCTCTATGTTACGGGCGTGGCAATTTCCCAAGTGTGTCACTCAATTAAATATATTCTTGTGCTTGACTTATTTACCCACTGACTTCCTTTTCTAGGGGGAAGAGGACGGCGGTGCTGCAGGCGTGATCAATGAGGAAGGTTTAAAaaccctgcagcagcaggaggaaatGTTCAGAAACCTGGACGTCCAATATGAAATGGCCAGGTCTCAGACCCACACCCAGAGAGGAATGGGGCTGGGCTTTTCCTCGGCCTTCTCCTCTCGAGGGATGGACACTATATAACGTTGCACATTTTCCGTCTCTACGTAGCCTTTCCACAGCGCTGAGAACTGTTCAAGCTTTGTGTTCTGGTGTAAAAGTCTGTTTACTGAATAAAAAGCTAGTAGTCTAGCTTGCATGGATGCTGCATTGAATTTGTAACTTATTGGGAGAAACAATCTCACATCTCAAGTAATCTGTAAATAGGCGAGTGCTGATTTAGCCTCAGCAGTTGGATTCTGtacacctttttaaaatgatgcagtGGTTTCATATGGGCAGAGCCAGGGGATTGTACAGGGCTAGAGAATTGTAATGGCTATGTCCCCTGCTTTTTGTACtaaaattgtatatattttcttttgttttaacatGAATGAAACATATAGATGTAAAGTGGACGgcttcatttgtttccatttgagTTCCAGTGGCATAAGCCAACTGAAAAAGTCATAGAATGTGTAGCATTTCATTGGAAGACCTTCGGCCCATTTAGTCCTTGCTTGAGGAATAAAGGAAGAGGGAGCATTATCTAGTGGGTTGGCTCTGTATTTCCACTAATGGCATGACTGCAAGAACCATAAAATGGCCTTTGTACGAGCTATATTTACTTAAATAAAGAATACAACCTTTGGTTTTCTGGATACACATTACTGCTGATTTTCCAGATCAAtgttttttcgtttttttttttttgccttttccacAATCATTGCTACCGTATGAAAATAACTGGATGGCAAAAGTGATATTTGGGTAATGTGTTAACTTCAGGTAGCTTTGTTTAGGCAATAACAAATATGCCCTGATTTAAATTTGTTTGCAGTAAGACAGCTGTATTTGTTAAGGCCTTATTACTCCATTTTAGGACATTAAGAGCTGATTTAATGTGCATCAGGACTGTCAACATTAATGCATTCTTTGTGCTATGCATTGAGACAATGTCGCCTTAATGTTAAAACAGgaactgttgattttttttttttttacctcaccATATTTGTTTTCCATAAGCACTGTCATCTcaaaaaaatatacagccaATGGTTAATAAAGCACACACGTTAGCATGGCATATCTACTACAGCAGTGCCTTGCGTAGCCTTTACTAAGACAATGGCTCAAAATGTAGACCAAATGTTCTAATTTTGATTGATGTATGGTAACAGAATATTGTTCTGAGTTCTGAAATGTAGTTTAATAGATTTTTGAGTATAATAGCTTTTAGAATAAGGTATAGTGTGTCCATATCCACCTAATCTGTCCAACCGAAGGAAAGTTAACTCATACATCACTAGGTATTTGTCCTAGATCCCTTTGGATTCTAAACAACGGTGACTAACCTGCCAATTCCGGAGGCAGAATTTGTCAGTGTCATTGTCAAGGGTCACtgcaaaaatgcttttgaaattgGACCTGATTTGTGTATGATTTGTGAACACGTTTTTATTTCCCATCTGCTTATTAATTTGTATATGACATATTTTACACTTGACCCGAGGAAGTGATGGAATAGCTATTTTGCAGAACAAACTGCAGCTCTGCTAGTTTGTTGTAAAGTGCTTCTGGTGATATGACCGGAATAATCTGGGCAATCCTTGCTGAAGAGCTCCCTCAAATTTGCCTATGCTGTAACAGCATTATGTGAATCACACAGCCCAACAATAGCATTGACCCAATTCGAAAGGGATGTGTCTTTTCCATTCAGTCTATGGAGCCACATATGAGGTACTTGAGCCACAGGTTGACCACTCCTGCAATTACTAAAGTTGAAAGTTTTTCCATCAGTGCTTCTGTCGGCCCAAACTACAGTAGGAGTTGACAAGATGACTGCTTAGCTATCATGATATAAAGTTTAAACAGTTCTACCATCAATtgtgctgtatgtattttttgagAGCACTAGCTTTACATTTTTCGTTACAAAGATTTTCATATGAAGAGTTCCAAGTTAGCAAATTATTTTGACAGCTTGAATATCTTTCTGTAAACAAGAAATAGACTTCAAATGTCTTAACGTACAATTTCAGGTGTTAGCTTGCTTTGGTTCTTTAAAACTGATTGCACTCAGTAATTCTGATCTAGAGGACTTGTCTGAAATTGTATAAGTTTTGGTTACTTCGTAATTTGTCAAAACTATGTATCAAACATTACACTTGAAGACAAGTATCCAAGTGTGTAAAGCCAAAGTATGACTAATAAAGAGGAGTTTACGTCACAACTGGAtgagttttgtgttttatttcctaGAGAAACAGAAATAGATTTCAATTAAAGGGCTGTTTATAAATCGTCTAGTTTGTACGCATACTTAATCCTACTATTGAAGAAATAATTTCAAAGTGTATTCATTACACGTTGAATTTTGTTTCTCTCAATCAATGCTCTTTAGCATTTGGTTGGTTTTAAAGACAACCAGTTGCAGATTTAgttttttgtgctggaaataacataaaataaatcagttcCTCTGGAGCAGTCAGACTGAGCAAGAGATTTGCTAAGAATCCAATGGGTGAAAGGAATGGGAAGCAGCAATTTATTGCAAAGTTCTGTGTTTGTTAAATTCAAACTGGAATTTTATAAAAACTTAAAGCCAAAGTATTTTCTACAATGGTACAATGGCAGCAGCCATTTGAGGCTCAAATCTTCAAATGTTTGACCTCTGCTGCCTAGATCAGGTACCCTAATTGGAATGGGATCGTGCCTCACAATCTCTAAAACAAGGAGCAGCACAGGGCACTGTATGTGGCCCATTCACATGGCTTGAGCTTCAAGCAGGCCTGTCAAATTGAACAACAGGACCTGCATGTGCTCTGCTCATCCACCTGAAGATTTAGGATGGTTGTTGAGATCGATGTGGTTGGGATAAAATACACTAAACGCAGACTGCAAAAAGCAAGCTTTACAAAAATCATCTTTTTTAAAACTTCTTACAATAAATTGATCTTTAAGTGGTTAGACAATGACAATGGCTGGACATGACTCATTGAAACGTCctctgtcagattttttttaatctgctcCAAAGATTTTTTCAACCATTAACTAATAAATGGCTTGCATAAGCACAAACATTCACCATGttgtatatgcatgtatctTTTCTCCGTGTCGTGGGTGGGAGACTGGACGGAGGTGTTGGAATTTTACCATTTTCTatacaagaaacaaaataacCCCCTTCTCATCTCAACAGTATAAAATCTGGCAACGGGCGATTGATGTTAAATTGAATCGACTTCGAATGACTTTGTAATCGAAACAAGAATTATCTTGGCTTCTTTGTTAGGTTGGTTGAAGGTGAAAATCTGTAGCAGCTCTCAGAATGTTGTGTTATTGTGACATAAAAGGTAGATAACAATCAGTTGTTCGTTTCACATTATTCTTTGAGATGTAAgtagctagcaaactagctaattctttttttttttttttgcaaagtttgCAACTTTGATCCTTAAAGTGGGCCTAAGTACATAGCCAGTTACATAGTCTATTAACGTGTAAACAACTGAGCCAGATTTTTATGAACCTGCTATATGAATGGGTATTTTCCCATTAAACGGCATTAATTCTACTACCATGTGTGAAAACAGTTTAAACCCTCAGACCACGTAATCGTGGTGTAGCTTGTTCTGACTTGAGTAGTTTTTAAAAGTATCCCACCCTTCACTACGGATAATGACTCTACACACTAATAAAGGCGTCATTGAGAAATTCATCCTTCCAGTGCTGCGTTTGCCCTCCAAGGTTGTTGAAAACTCCACCTATGGCGCCGAGGTTGTTTGAAAGATTACAGAGTTGTAGGATCTTCCACAACCAATCGACAATCTTGCGTGTGTCTACCTATGACCCCTGAACTCCGAAccaagacacagacaaagatgGCGGAGGTTGATTTTGGTGACAGTGAGCTGTTCCAGCAGTTTGAAGAGGGCAGACCTGTACAGACCCATATTGTGTTTGAAGATGACAAAGAAGGTCCAGAGGAAATCACTGAGCTTCGAGAGAAGTTAGAGGAATGTGAAGAAACGATTAGCCGTCTGCAAGCAGAGAATATCCTTGTAGATGAAACCACTCGTTGTGTTTGAATGCTAGCGAGTATATGAAGCTGTAATCATTGCTGTTTAGCTACTTAACTGTCTTGCTGGGCAATATTCATGCATTTTGCCGAAGATAGTGTGAACTTAATACAATTGAAACCACAGGCTGTTTGATGGCAAAAATAGTTTTGCTGTCAGATTCACCTGGATTCGAGCATGGGTCGGGGCCTGTATCGCTAgcttagctagccagccagctagccagctaattcAAACGGGAAATCAAATCTCGCCGCTCACATAGCCATTGGTGAGAAGCcagctgtgtgtatttttctcgCTAACGTTCGTGCCATGCGCTTGTCTGTCATCATATAACTCCCGTTCTCGTTTGTTGGCGTGTTACTACGATTTCATGTGCCAGTGGAAATCTGCTAGTTACCTGTGCTTCTGTGCAGCAAGCAAAGGTGTGTTTGCTGGCTAGCCAGTCTAGATTGCAATGTTTGCAACAATTAACGTCAGCTAGCTTGCTGTTGTGAATACAGTATGGAAatatgtaacctatgtaagtcgctctggataagagcgcctgctaaaattccaataatgttaatgtaatgtatgaattGGAATTTTACTTTAAAGAACtcagaatttcatgaaaaaaaccGTCGGTGGATATTTCTTTATCCGTTTGCGTGGCCGCTTAtgtgttttcactttcatttctctACAATGACATTATACACCATGCTGTATTGTGCATTAGGTAGTTAGCCTGTGTAGCTAAGTAAGTCGGGTTCGATACGTTTGGATACGTTACATGGGTAGCCCATGCTTCGTCACgagaattgtgtttttgcagtaATGTCTGGCATATAAGTATTCCCTAACAAGTTGTTCACATCAGGAGCTGAAGAGAAAATTGAATGTTTTGACACGACCAAGGTAAGTCAGTTCAAACTTCCTTACAAAACGAGACTTTTTTTCCGGAAAAAAGAAACTTcgaatgaaaaaatatttctatatttcaGACAGCGTTCACTCAAGTGGGATTTTCCTAGAGTAAAACTGTAGTCCTCTAAGTGTCATTTCTTCTACAGTGGTATAAGCGTAGAAGATTCTAAATTGGATGGGCCACTGCTTCAGATACTTTATACAAACAATGACATCTCAAAGTAAgtaatatctgtttttttctgaattttggGAAAAGATTATGATATTCTTCCAAAAAGTAACACGTTGCAGACAGTTGATGTACACGTGTTTACATCTTTTGCCAGGCAGTGTCGGCAGGAGATTGAAGACAGCATCTGTGGTCTTATCCAGAAGCACATGCAacagaagaatgaaaaagaaaaagcctcCTTTCATGTCAAGCCTCAAGTATGTCAGCTTTACAGTCCCTTTGCCAAACTAACCTGGCACATTGGCCTTCTCGTGAATAATGAAAACTTTTAGCTGGTATGAGTTCTGCTATGACTGAAAATTAGCTTGGATTTCTGCTTCCTTCCCACATAGACTTCAAGTTTCATTCTACAAGAGCACTGTAAAGTAAAAGCTTCAGACACCATCAAAAAGATCAAGGATGCTTTCAGTGTAAGTCTGCATGTTTGCAATGCCATGGAACTATGAAACAAGACTATTTACTGCAGCTTGGAATGCAAAATATCACTCTGACATGACATGGCAGTTCATGGGGTCATGTTGGTGTTCTTGCAGGTGGTTGGGAGTGTGCTGTATTTCACCAGCTTCTGTCTGGACAAACTAGGACAGCCCCTGCTGAATGAGAACCCCCAGCTGACTGAAGGATGGGAGATTCCTAAGTATCCTCAAGACACTGAGCATGGCCCCACCTGCACAGGATACTGGTGCCACCTTTTTAAGCTGTCCCTCACTTAGACATTTAGCAGAAGCTGCAACTTTGGGCACTGAGCCCAGGATACTGAGCATAGCCACTGAGCATCTGCATATATGCCTTCCTAgggtcagttttgtttttagtaGGTGTGACTCTTGTGAGTTGGTGTCCACCACAGGTCAGTATGTGCAGAATGGAAGATTTGAGATCTGCCTTTATTCCTTTTGTGTTCGTTGTTGGAGCTGTGAGTCATTTACTGCCTGCTCTTGGGGCACATAAAACAAGCCAGGAAATGAAATTTCTCCACCAAGCCATCGTAAATGAGGTTCCTGAATCAATGTTGTCAAGATACCAACAGGTCTTCGGCCAGGTGATTGCTTCAGATGGACAAGAACTGCAAATCAAGGAGAAACGGTAAGCCACGCTAATTAACACTTATGTAAATATACCTCACATTGTAAGAGTAATGTTTAGCCTTGTTTAATTCATAACGTCACTGACAGACCCAAGCCCTGCTGCTTCAACTGTGGTTCAGAAGACCATCAACTGAGAGACTGCCCCAAGGTAAGCTACCATGGTTGCCACATGAATGGACATTAGTGGACCTACTGAATAGAACTATGTAACTGTATTGGTGAGCCCAGGAGCTGCATGACCATGTCAAATTGTTTCACTGCTAAGATAAAAGATGCTTTGGTTTGCAGCCAAAGGATATGGCTCGTATAAGTGAGAAGAGGAAGGAGTTTTCTGGAGGTAATAATCAAAGCAACCAGCGTTACCATGAAGAAGAGGTGGAGGAGCGTTTTGGGAAATATAAACCAGGAACAGTGAGGTAAGAATGTCCAGCATGAAATGTGTTGCAGGGCCCTGAAAAATAACAAGTGATGCATACACAGAtaattcatgtacattttatttttatggtattttgttattaaacaaaatatgtttatgttaaataaataaataagttatgACTGGAGCATTTTAGATGGGTCAGGTGATTATTTTGGGAGTTActgaaattgtttgaaaattcATGCAGAAATCTTAAAGAACCACGAATCACTGCACTGTGCCTTCACTCATAAAAGATTATTGAAAGagaattttgtcatttctttgaCCAGTGAGGAGCTGCTTGATGCCCTGGGCATGGCAGCGAACTCCCTTCCACCCTTTGTCTACCGCATGCGGCAGCTGGGATACCCACCAGGCTGGCTGAaggaggcagagatggagaacTCTGGCCTGATGCTCTACGACGGAAAGGGTAAGGTCATAGCTGATGGGGGCTGTGGGGAGAAGTGCTATTTTGCACATTCTGTGGTGGCCAACGCTTGTCATAGACAGCCATACCAcattatgtattaatttcacTGTTACTCCAGTGATTGAATTGTTTAGTtatattattgaaatatttgattAAGTTATGCCGTAATATATTATTTTAGGGGTATGGTGGATAACTGGATTTTTATGGTTGTCTCATCCTGAAGGAATGGTTAATGCTTAATGATGTCTGTGCTatcatttttccccattaagTGTCAAGTGATGGAGAAATCACTGAGGATGAGAATTACCAGAGCCACAAAATCTCCTATGACGTGTCTAAGCTTGTAGACTTCCCTGGCTTCAATGTTTCTATCCCTGCTAATGTAAACGATGTAAGTGTTTATGtttgaggttgtttttttttttacaattctATTGTACTTCAGCAGCAGGGCTATAATGTTTCTGTAAcaatgtaatgataatgataaattGCTGAATGCCAGTATAGCGAGGCTTATTGCTGGTATAACCATGTCTTGCTTCCCTGAACTAGATCAGTGTAGGTTCGAGGGGTATAGTAACCAACCATTACACACTGTTACTTtgtaatatattaatgttttattaatgtataaTAAGGTGTTTaatatttggaatattttgCAAGTATTTGAGCCatatgattttgtgtttgtgatttgtCATTCTTTAAGGAGTGGAGGTTGTATGGGTCCATCCCAATGCAGCCAGACCAGTTGAAGCACAATTTTGCTGCCTATCTGTCCAGAAATTTCCCAGTGGTAGATATCTTTTTCCCATTTCACAATGAGgcatttttctgctttaatcaacttcatggtatttttttctaatcacaGAATATTAATTTCTACAATTTACCAACAGCCTGGATCCAA
This genomic interval carries:
- the LOC118776970 gene encoding arginine/serine-rich coiled-coil protein 2-like, yielding MAASETVVDELGPKRSPSETDRRKQGMESSKSPRSSKHHHSRSRSRSRDRKRKSTDKKHRRSRSRSKEARRRDSDKPSKSHKPEESHERDQVEKGRERLSAENGEERHRRRDGKPCRGRSHSRSRSRERRHRSRSRDKRRSRSRSRDRRSRSRDRKRRARSRSGSRSKHRHRSKSRSKSKERKKRSEKVRRKSRSRSVSPPAFRGRNTAMDAQEALARRLERAKKLQEQKEKEMLEKQQQQQEIVAVAGPLLCDPVVAASSSSVLNVAALLASGTQVTPQIAMAAQMAALQAKTLAETGIAVPSYYNPSAVNPMKFAEQEKKRKMLWQGKKEGDKSQTAELWEKLNFGNKDQNVKFRKLMGIKGEEDGGAAGVINEEGLKTLQQQEEMFRNLDVQYEMARSQTHTQRGMGLGFSSAFSSRGMDTI
- the zcchc8 gene encoding zinc finger CCHC domain-containing protein 8; translation: MAEVDFGDSELFQQFEEGRPVQTHIVFEDDKEGPEEITELREKLEECEETISRLQAENQELKRKLNVLTRPSGISVEDSKLDGPLLQILYTNNDISKQCRQEIEDSICGLIQKHMQQKNEKEKASFHVKPQTSSFILQEHCKVKASDTIKKIKDAFSVVGSVLYFTSFCLDKLGQPLLNENPQLTEGWEIPKYQQVFGQVIASDGQELQIKEKRPKPCCFNCGSEDHQLRDCPKPKDMARISEKRKEFSGGNNQSNQRYHEEEVEERFGKYKPGTVSEELLDALGMAANSLPPFVYRMRQLGYPPGWLKEAEMENSGLMLYDGKVSSDGEITEDENYQSHKISYDVSKLVDFPGFNVSIPANVNDEWRLYGSIPMQPDQLKHNFAAYLSRNFPVPGSNCNKRAHESDSTPRHSKKRRSDVDGARCSDMDVDSGSETPQSSRSPDNFQFQPPLPPGSPSFGTPPPLPRGTPPATPTPPPLPKDTPPATPTNGSPALRGRLCDEMGEEDGLTLEELEEQQRLIWAALERADNGTNSDSETPAAGTPLVSSSGASTPARIDTETEVEMEGEEEEERSERSEEASSSGEELCRVAPSTEDHVVNDDTGIQDKFEPLQPPDAESTPIADNQDAKTEISDRDAEKVMAVPHRSKFAAGIIPFEDTPEYTDVAEATGIYLRIRDLLKSSPRNQAKNKK